Proteins encoded in a region of the Stieleria neptunia genome:
- a CDS encoding leucine-rich repeat domain-containing protein produces the protein MKPFYASITLAGLLCLTLGCPSKSSVKPASEAAIDSAPADSVASAADIAAAVEAVAKTRRDGNNAVIEVDLRDADVTGVLEKLAALPKLRSVLLAGSNVDDAGLIPVAKIDSLQNLDLRGCAVGDAGISHLAGLNHLKAIRLSGKDDATQVTDTAMKTLGGIETLEVIALDFLPITDRGVAALGGLSKLSELYLAGTQVTDESAQTLASLPALKKLRIAATPFGNDGLAELAGLSQLVELDLSECAGIDDASLETLGGFTKLSKLNLYATSVGDADWGQLSGATGLQWLNVDKTNVGDPSLDALGKLTGLTFLHLGSTQITDAGLPQLAGLSKLEKLIVTRTAVTQAGVDQLRPLLPETEIQLEYVPGK, from the coding sequence GTGAAACCTTTTTACGCATCCATCACCCTTGCAGGATTACTGTGCTTGACCCTCGGTTGTCCGTCCAAGTCGTCAGTAAAACCCGCATCGGAAGCAGCGATCGATTCCGCCCCGGCCGACTCGGTCGCCTCGGCAGCGGACATCGCGGCCGCCGTTGAAGCGGTGGCGAAGACGCGTCGCGATGGGAACAACGCGGTGATCGAGGTCGATCTGCGCGACGCGGACGTCACCGGTGTGTTGGAAAAACTTGCTGCCCTGCCGAAACTGCGCAGCGTGTTGCTGGCGGGATCCAACGTCGACGACGCCGGTTTGATCCCTGTGGCGAAGATTGACTCGTTGCAAAATCTGGATCTGCGTGGTTGTGCGGTCGGCGACGCGGGGATCTCGCATTTGGCCGGGCTGAACCATCTCAAGGCGATCAGGCTGTCGGGAAAAGACGATGCAACCCAGGTGACCGACACCGCGATGAAAACATTGGGCGGGATCGAGACGCTGGAAGTGATCGCACTGGACTTTCTGCCGATCACCGACCGAGGCGTCGCGGCGCTGGGCGGGCTGTCGAAGCTGAGTGAATTGTACCTGGCCGGGACGCAAGTGACCGACGAATCGGCCCAGACGCTGGCATCGCTGCCGGCGCTGAAAAAACTGCGGATCGCGGCGACACCATTTGGCAACGACGGGTTGGCCGAACTGGCCGGGCTGTCGCAGTTGGTCGAATTGGATCTCAGCGAGTGTGCGGGAATCGACGATGCGTCGCTGGAAACACTCGGCGGATTCACAAAACTTTCCAAGCTCAATCTGTATGCCACGTCGGTCGGCGATGCGGACTGGGGCCAACTTTCCGGGGCGACCGGGCTACAGTGGCTGAACGTCGACAAGACCAACGTCGGTGATCCATCGCTCGATGCCCTGGGCAAGCTGACCGGTTTGACGTTCCTGCATTTGGGCAGCACGCAGATCACCGACGCGGGGCTGCCGCAGTTGGCGGGATTGTCGAAGCTTGAAAAATTAATCGTGACCCGCACGGCTGTCACGCAAGCCGGCGTCGATCAGTTGCGACCGCTGTTGCCCGAGACCGAAATTCAACTCGAGTATGTGCCGGGGAAGTGA